The Erigeron canadensis isolate Cc75 chromosome 4, C_canadensis_v1, whole genome shotgun sequence genome window below encodes:
- the LOC122598623 gene encoding uncharacterized protein LOC122598623 gives MAAAPELVLIGFDNSAWMPRGSDNLNAQLDAFKYYCHTKFEVTFMLHNYYVIRIFDFFLTRTVCVCFLLQTNPGSFVGIFTMSESCYDECLFPSTDLEEIVDKAQGITTGCGNLDVQSALVFNAPSLRRWCPGLKKRILLFIGGTTNLDPTFVAEFSKILKDWSIVIDVVNFYPEDRLCVYSKYGYHFGKSDLQDLFAATNGDDGNSHFVQVTPGSSIPIEDYMSIFKKDPSEENS, from the exons ATGGCGGCTGCCCCGGag CTTGTATTAATCGGTTTCGACAATTCTGCATGGATGCCCCGCGGTTCTGATAATCTTAATGCTCAACTTGACGCTTTTAAATATTATTGCCATACTAAATTTGAAGTAACTTTCATGCTCCacaattattatgttattcgtatctttgatttttttcttaCTCGTactgtgtgtgtttgttttttgttacaGACTAATCCAGGTTCCTTTGTGGGCATATTCACAATGAGTGAGTCATGCTATGATGAATGTCTTTTTCCTTCTACTGATCTTGAAGAAATCGTGGATAAAGCTCAAG GTATAACTACCGGTTGTGGCAACTTGGACGTTCAAAGCGCATTAGTATTTAACGCTCCTTCTCTCAGAAGATGGTGCCCAGGTTTGAAAAAAAGGATCCTTCTCTTTATTGGAGG TACTACAAATTTGGATCCAACATTCGTGGCCGAGTTTTCGAAGATATTGAAAGACTGGTCTATAGTTATTGATGTTGTCAACTTCTATCCGGAGGACCGTTTGTGCGTATATTCAAAGTATGGTTATCATTTTGGGAAGAGCGATCTTCAGGATCTTTTTGCTGCTACTAACGGTGATGATGGCAACAGCCACTTCGTACAAGTTACACCTGGATCTTCTATTCCTATTGAAGATTACATGTCTATATTTAAAAAAGACCCCTCTGAAGAAAACAGCTAG
- the LOC122598288 gene encoding tubby-like F-box protein 7 translates to MSLRRSFLSRRIRTSSRSKSLNEFTHDNNDFVIINNNRNNVDDIIVTSEPAGSWSNMLPELIGEIIRRVESSEERWPVRQSVVACGCVCKKWRDVVKEIVKPPLLTSIITFPSCLKQPGPRDTPLQCLIKRNKKNSMFYLYLADSPSFTEKGKFLLAARRSRHGAHTEYIISLDPNDLSQGSNAYVGKLSSDFLGTKFTIYDSQPPRVGAKHSSSSAARRFTTKQISPQVPAGNFEIGEVSYKFNLLKSRGPRRMVSSLRCPMSDEPQAESKLTKSKSDAAGTGSDSGLTLLRNKAPRWHEHLQCWCLNFHGRVTVASVKNFQLVATMDPSQPGGKGDGETVLLQFGKVGDDMFTMDYRQPLSAFHAFAICLTSFGTKLACE, encoded by the exons ATGTCGTTACGACGATCATTTTTATCAAGAAGAATACGAACCAGCAGCAGATCCAAATCTCTCAATGAATTCACACATGATAACaatgattttgttattattaataataatagaaataatGTTGATGACATCATCGTGACGAGTGAACCGGCCGGTTCGTGGTCAAATATGTTGCCGGAGCTGATCGGAGAGATAATAAGGAGAGTTGAAAGTAGTGAAGAGCGGTGGCCGGTGAGGCAGAGTGTGGTGGCGTGTGGATGTGTTTGTAAAAAGTGGAGAGATGTTGTTAAGGAGATTGTTAAACCGCCTCTTCTTACCTCTATTATTACCTTTCCTTCTTGCCTTAAACAG CCTGGTCCACGGGATACACCTCTTCAATGTCTTATTAAGCGAAACAAGAAAAACTCGATGTTTTACCTTTATCTTGCTGATAGCCCAT CGTTCACAGAGAAAGGTAAGTTTCTGCTGGCAGCACGTAGATCAAGACATGGTGCTCATACGGAATACATAATATCACTTGATCCAAATGATCTATCTCAAGGAAGCAATGCTTACGTTGGTAAATTGAG TTCGGATTTTCTCGGTACCAAATTTACAATCTATGATAGCCAGCCTCCACGCGTTGGGGCAAAGCACTCAAGCAGCAGTGCTGCACGGCGTTTCACAACCAAGCAAATAAGCCCACAAGTTCCAGCTGGCAATTTTGAGATAGGGGAAGTTTCCTACAAGTTTAACCTCTTGAAATCTAGAGGTCCTAGAAGAATGGTATCTTCTTTAAGGTGTCCTATGTCGGACGAACCTCAAGCAGAATCCAAGTTGACCAAATCCAAATCTGATGCTGCTGGTACTGGTTCTGATTCTGGTCTGACGTTATTAAGAAATAAAGCCCCGAGGTGGCATGAACACTTGCAATGCTGGTGTTTGAATTTTCATGGGCGGGTAACAGTTGCATCAGTTAAGAACTTTCAGTTGGTGGCAACGATGGACCCGAGTCAGCCAGGAGGGAAAGGGGATGGTGAAACAGTCCTGCTTCAGTTTGGAAAGGTTGGTGATGATATGTTTACGATGGACTACAGGCAGCCTTTGTCGGCCTTTCATGCTTTTGCCATCTGTTTGACCAGTTTTGGGACAAAGCTTGCCTGCGAGTAG